The genomic window TGAtttaataagctcagttatgcatgcattctgattggttctcacttatgatctatttaacaaatagattccaagttgccgtgcatctgttcagtaatagatcacagatgaggcgcagccgagtgtgtcactgatgttcttaccacattttgatgtcctctgtgatctatttctgAACAGACGCActgcaacttggaatctatttgttttatataatgtgtagttccagaaaatatccatacccccaccaTGGAGGGAATTTCATATAggacccccccaccccttcggattttccattttggggtAGCAGTGGtagcccccccacccctctggaatttccaattcCCTCTGTGGTgagggtatggatattttctggaactacacaataaagaattaaaaaaaattttaataatgaCATCATCTAcatgtctgtcctccaatagatcataagtgagaaccaatcagaatgcgtgcataactgagcttattatataatggaggacagacgtatagatgacatcatcataaaaactttttttaattctttattttattatctgtacatctgttcagtaacagatcacagaggacgtcaaaatgtggtaagaacatcagtgacatgctcggctgcgccttgtgtaccacttttttgttcttaccacattttgacatcatctgtgatctattactgaacagacgcatggcaacttggaatctatttgttaatcatATCTCCAATTTTTGGCCATAGCACTGCCATCAACATCAAATGTGTACAGTCTTGAATGAACCATTTTGCCCCAAGAACCCCTCTCTAGTGTAAATGGTTTGCAGGGTCTTATGGTGTTTGTCAGTGGAGGTCTTTCCTATTCATACTAAGGATTTGACTAAAGATCTAAAATTCTTTCCTTTGATCAACAAACATGTGCTCTGTGTTCTCCTTCAAGCAATGTGTAGCTTTCTTCTGtggtttttaaagaaatgttataCTTCATGAGTAGGACTGGTCATATACTTCTTAAGGTTGCCAAGAAACATAGGAAAGAAAGTGGCAGCAGAAATCTGATTGGGTATTGTATGATGGATGTGGAAATCTTGGTGGATGTCTTAAGCCTCATGTGATGGGAAGACTGTTGTGAGttgaaaatttggaaagaatgTGTCAATGGAAATTCTGGGAAAATTTCAAAGTGGTAGATATTTAGTCCATTTTATAAGACCTTGCTTGGCTGCTGGGCATATGGCCGTAAAGTTTTCTCCAATGTCCCTTAAAATATGTAAAGTTTTGGGAGACTGTTTTTAGTTGCTTTATGTGGGTGTGGTTCTATATCTCTGGCTGATACCATAGCTAGTGGTTGCTTTGTAGAGCATGTGAATGGTATACATCAAGTGAACTGTCAATTACGTTTAGTCTAGCTCTTTTTCATTGTTATGTATGCTTAATATGTATCAGGCAGTGTGCTTATTAGGGATTGTTAATAATTGTAAGTGTTCTTTGAATGTCCCTGAACCTTCCTGAAGATTAATGTTCCCATGGTGATGTTATGCTTAAATTAAGGGGGCAGTGTGACCAGGTGGTTTGGGTGCTGGACTTTTATTCTGGTTTTACACAGCCAACTGGTCTGTCTCCTACCATTTGGGATTTTTAAATACTGTTTGTTTACAGGGTTTGTTTCCTAATTGTTTGTACTAGTCCTGAAAAGCCTCTTTGGGGAGtgtacaattattattattattattattattattattattattattattattattattatcatcatcatcatcattattataatttaatcacaaatttttctttcagttgttttcCATTGTTGTGTTTGGTTGTATTTCTGCGGGTGGTTATGATAATAATGGCGTTTGCCTTTTTAATGAAGAAGCTGGTGCATGCCACTATGGTGTCGGAATTGGTATCATTGCATTCCTGGGCTGCATTGCATTCCTTGCCTTAGATGTACAGTTTGAAGCCATTGAAAACCCTGATACAAAGAAGTACATTGTTTTGGGTGACCTAGTTTTCTCTGCACTTTGGTGCTTCCTGTGGTTTATTGGATTTTGTTATCTTGCGGACATGTGGAGGAAGGCAGACACAGATCCTTTACGTACTTCTCAGATTAACAATTGTCAGGCTGCTATAACATTCTCATTTTTCTCTATCATCACATGGGTAAGTGGATCAAATGAGGAAAGGACATCAAtgtatttgtattttccttAATAATCATTGGTTTTTTTGCTCAGATTTAAGTTGACTTtcatattttaaattaattttcttagtttagggttgaaaacaaaaacaaaaaaaccaagaaacaaggaaaaaataaggacaattatggcaaaaaaaattatgatgcTATCCCATGgcattcacaaaaagtactGTACAGCCCCTATTTCATGGATAAAAAAATTCCCACTGCACTTAAAATACAGTGTACTTGTGGTTTATTGCTTGAAAATTTAAACCAGTGTAAGCCCACTCCATAGATTATTTTTCTAATGGAAAACTTGTTTGCCTGAATCTTTGggtgttttttctttatgacaatatttatttttttcaacataaagagaaatttagaatttggtttttgattACATTACACCACCTTCTTAAGTATGTCTTTCATAGATCATATTTACAAAATGCTATTTGCGACCATTGCTGGTTTCATGGAAGAAAAccttcaaaatgaaaagtttacttaCTTTGATCCCAAATTGAATTGTACACTACAGGTTGTATGACTGATGATTTTTCACCTACCTTTTTTACAGTGTTGTTTGTTCACCTGtaattaaatttctttgtgaTAAGCTCACGTGATATCACTTTTCTGA from Pocillopora verrucosa isolate sample1 chromosome 8, ASM3666991v2, whole genome shotgun sequence includes these protein-coding regions:
- the LOC131798629 gene encoding synaptogyrin-2, whose protein sequence is MEGDGVERITAFLKQPQTILRLISILFSIVVFGCISAGGYDNNGVCLFNEEAGACHYGVGIGIIAFLGCIAFLALDVQFEAIENPDTKKYIVLGDLVFSALWCFLWFIGFCYLADMWRKADTDPLRTSQINNCQAAITFSFFSIITWAGLSVTAFRKYRQLLTEFEYSRDNLSGDSYSSPYASFPTAQDQGDPYQAKPFSEPPADSFNGEDAANKFSPPPY